Below is a window of Equus quagga isolate Etosha38 chromosome 1, UCLA_HA_Equagga_1.0, whole genome shotgun sequence DNA.
TTAAGTTTTCATTAGCCTGAATGATCACAAAATGGGACATTTGGTTTCATAAGTTATTAAGCTTTTACTCAAAACTTAaactaaaatttttctaaaatgtattaaacCCAAACtaaagaatacataaataaaatatattagaccATATTTGGGGATAGAACATGTgtaaacagtggttctcaagcttgaGGAATATACCTACtctttggaaaggaaaagagcaaacaCAGGTCTTTAAGAATATGGAACTccagtttgagaaatactgactttaaaaactaaagttttattttaagaaaacgtCTTTCAGTTGCAAATCACCACTGCAAAAGAGAAGCTTTATCTTTATAACCAGTATGACGACTTATTTTTAGGtattaatggaaatgaaaatgcaaaattaaaaattccttgtAGAACCTGTAGACCCCTGAATACATCTGTGGATTTCAGTTTAGGAAACTAAGTGTTTAGAATATACAGGATAAATTAAGCTTGCCTTGATTCAGGATTGAAATGCCTCGAGGTCGTGGTTCTCAACCCCAATTCTACAAAATTGCTCAGCAATTTAGCAAGTATAGGAGATCCATCCGGATTTCTGTTGATTGCAGTGCCTGTAGAAGTCCCGGATTATCTACAGTGAACAAGTTTCTACTGATGACCCACCACAATGCCATATGCTGTAGGGTACAAAACGAGACAAGGTCAAGACCCTACACTCAGGGAGTTTTGGTCCAAGCAATAAAACATAcgaaaggaaaataatagataCCATTAATGTAGTGCTTAGGATGTGCCAAGTACAGTGCTACTTactttaaatgagataaaatatatgaagaacttaccttaaaatccttcagtatttctctttggctctttttttttaaattgtgataaaatatgcatatcataaaatttaccattttatctgtttttgagTGTAcaaattcagtggcattgagtacattcacactgttttGCCACCGTCACTACTATCTACTTCGATGGTATTTTGATCATCCCAGACAGAAACTCTGAACCTTTTAAgtagtaactccccattcccttctccctgcaccacctccaccccactttctgtctgtgaatttgactactctagggacatcatgtaagtggaatcttacaatatttgtccttttatgtctgcctcatttcacttaccataaggttttcaaggttcatccatgttgtagcatgtgtcataATTTCAGTCCTTTTTATAATGGCTAAATGAAGtgtataacatgatgatttgacatatgtatattcTGTAAATTGTATACCACAATCCAGCTAATTAACACAtacatcacctcacatagttaccttttttttggtgatgagaaCGCTTAaggtttactctcttagcaaatttcaagtacactcCCCAGCTTTATTAACTGTAGTCGTCATTCTGTACGTTAAATCCCCAGAGCTTACTCATCTTATCACTGAAGACTTGtgccctttgaccagcatctcccccgTCCCCTAGTAActcccattctactttctgtttctatgagtttgcctttttctttttttttagattccacatataagtgagatgatacagtgtttgtctttctctctctggctaaTTCTACTTGGTATAATGTCCTctagattcatccatattgttgcaaatggcaggatttccttcttcctcgtggctgaataatattccattgcatatatatacaccatgtccTCTGTATCCGTTCATctatcaatgggcacttaggttgtttccatgtcttggctattgtgaataatgctgcgatgaacatgggggtgcagatgtctctttgagactgatttcatttcctgcagatatatacccagaagtgggattgctgaatcatctggtagttctatttttaatcttttgaggaacctttATACTGTTTTCCGTAATGGATGCACCACTCACATTCACACCAACAgggtttccctttcctttccctttcgctctttttttttttttaaagattttatttttttctttttctccccaaagccccccggtacatagttgtgtattcttcgttgtgggtccttctagttgtggcatgtgggacgccgcctcagcgtggtctgatgagcagtgccatgtccgcgcccaggattggaaccaacgaaacactgggccacctgcagcggagagcgctaacttaaccactcggccacggggcaagcccctcCCTTTCGCTCTtaagataaacattaaaatacAATGGAAccttaaaagggaaggaagtcctgtcacatgctacaacatagatgaaacttaaggacatactaaatgaaataaaccagacaagatcataactgtatgattccacttatgtgagttATCTAAACTAGTCAAATTcgtagaaacagaaaagagaatggtggttaccaggggcagggagaagagggaaaaaggggaGTCATTTATTGTTCAGTGGACAGGGAGTTTGAGATTTCAGATGaacagttctggagatctattTCACAGCAAggtgaatatacttaatacaactgaactgtacacttaaatatggtaacatggtaaattttatgttatgtcttttatcacaattaaaaaaaaatacagtgagagCCACATGGCCTTGTAGAGTCCGGCTCTTGCCCACCTCTCACACCTTGTTTTCACCACATTTTCCATAGCTCTCCTTCTTTTGGCCGTATGGCCTTTCTTGGGTCTTCAGAGACGCAGTGCTTATTCCTGCCATAGAGCTTTTGCCCATGCCCTTCCCTCCAGCACATTGCCATGTGAGTAATCTCTACTCATccttaagattctttttttttttttgaggaagattagccctgagctaacatctgccaccaattctcctctttttgctcaggaagactggccctgagctaacatccgtgcccatcttcctctcctttatatgtgggacacctaccacagcatggctttgccaagcggtgccatgtccgcacccgggatccaaactggcgaaccccaggccgctgaagcacaacatgcgcacttaacccctgcgccccCAGGCCAACCCCATCCTTAAGATTCTAATTTAATCATACATCCTCAGCAAAGCTTTCTGTAAGACCTTGACTTCCTGGACTTGGTTAAATCCCCTTTTACACACTCCTATCGTTCATACCATCCCTCACTCCTCCCTAGGACATAACAGGTGAATTTCACGTTTATTCCTGTGGTTCTTTGATTAATGTCTTTCTCCCCGACTGGATTTTAACCTTCATGAGATACTTCCTTTTTGATCACTGTTGTTCATATCACTTAACACAGCTCTCAGAAGCTCAAGAAGTATTTGTTCGAAGAGAATAAATCTGTTATTGTACAGAACATGAGTGGAGGCTTATGGGATTTAAATgagttgcccaagatcacatacctaataagtggcagaaccagcaTTTGAACCCATCTGTCCAACTCCAGAGCTTAAATTTTTCCCTATTATTCTAGACCCAGTGCTGCTTAAACAGTCAGTGGTGAAGGaccaatttttttgttttttaattttcgaTCTATAGCACATTGATgcttttgtgaaatattttgatcACGCATATGGGTGTTATGACAATGTGAAATTACTATAAAGGTTTCTAAACCCTTACTCTTAATGTCTGTACTTCTCTCATCACAGACCAGCACTAGTACACAGGCCACACTTTTAGTAGCTTTAAGCTAGCTCCCAGGGTAAAGAACATATTACATGTCACCTCTCCAGGGCTGTGTATAGAGAAGTCAACTGTACAGTATAATGAAGTCAAGAGGAGGAAGACCAGAGAGAATTCCACGAGGGCACCAGGCATCGGTGGAATTTCTCTTCGTGGAAACTCCATGACGTGTTTCATGGAGAAGGTGTTAAGGCATGCGGGGTAGAATTGGTGAAGGAGACGGGCACCAGAGCGTTCCAGGTGTGGAGAAGCTGGAATGTGCGTCAGGTGACAGGGGGACCCTGGGGTGTGGACTCACTGCCTAGAGCAGGTGGTTTGTAccgaggagcagagagaaagtgaGCACAATGTTCTCGTGTTCATTTCTGTCTggttttttcttcccttcactcTTCAAGAAGGATTAACTTAAGGGTTCCCCCCCACCACcattaaaacaactttttaaaacctagaaaaaattagtattttgatCTCTATTGTTTGGTATTTGTATCTTAACACCACCCACTTGTTGTATTGCACTCTGTTATCTTTAATGATTAGTTATGTTCAAATATCACcgaataatttcatttattaattcagtaagtgtttgttgagaGCTTACTAAGAGTCTCAGTCCTGGGtggaatttctatttgtttctgtCAGATCAGAACCCTGTCAAGTCCTCTACTCATTTCTCTGTGGACTTTAAAAAGTTCCTTCTTTATCctcacccttcctccctcctccggCCCCCAAATCTTCTGAGTAGCATCCAAATGCTACTCTTTCACTCAGAGAATGTTCCTTCTTAGCTCATCATAAAGTAAGAAAAGGCTGAGTGTAACATGCCAAATGTGCCTTCTTCAGACATCTTTGTTCAGAAacgcagtcactttggaaaaatgCTCTTTTGAAAACTTGATCATTGGGTTAAATGTATTGTGTTGATTTAAGGATACTTGTGTTGTGTGAAAAGTTTCCACACAGAGCTGTGGCCGAATAGGCCGTCTCTTGTATTTAAATAGGTCTTCTaccttattctctttcttctagtgtttcacttttaaaaatctcattgtcTTGGTTGTATTTTTCAGTCAAGTCCTAATTCGAAGCAGAGTCCTcagggaaaatggaaaatacattcCCAAACAGGTactcatttatcttttattaaaagCTCCACGATTCACTGTTGAGGGCAGTAGATAGCTGAGTGTTTTATAAGGGGACTCTTTGGGGAAAGCTGAAGGCTGGCAAAGTCGGTAATTAAGCTGTGGCCTGGTGGTGTTTGCTGTCATTGTGACTCCGACCTTCTtaggaaattgtttttaaatgtgactCAGCTAAAGTGTCAGGTTGACTGCCAAGTAGGCTGCCAGCTCTGAGTGTAACAGCATATTCCAAGGGCCGTCTGACTAAGCCTCTGGGGAATAATTTGACAATTTGCTATGTCACAATTTTAAGACTTAAAAAGCTCTTTTTTCTACTAGTCTTTCTTGACACGAAAATACTACTTCAACAACCCAGAGGATGGATTTttcaaaaaaactaaaaggaaggtAGTGCCTCCTTCTCCTATGACTGGTATGTTTATTCCCTTCTCTCATCTTTGAAGAAGATTTTTAACATGAGTTGggggaaagggaggcagggggGATGTTGTTTTATTTAAGTGTTAAACTGTAGAAGAGAGCAACCCCTGGGACCCCAGAGATCATCTGTCTAGTACAGGGATCTACGGAAGTGGAGTTCTCTTTTTCAGACAAATCTTCTGGGGACCCCAATGTttcaagtgtatttttaaaaagagccctgggctgaggggctggggaggccagAGCCATTGTCCTTAGGCCACTCCCCTTTGCTGTTCCTCAGGGTCCAAGGCTCTATGGAGCACGGCTGGAAGAGCCctccagtcccagctccacccAGAGCCTGCGTCCTCTTGCTGACGGATGGCCCCCAGCTTCTGCCTGATGCGGGGGAGCTCTCACTGCCTCCCCAGATCAGGCATTTCCTTGTCACACAGATTGCTTAGCCCACCTGACAAGTTCTGCTCTTAACGATTTCTTACTTCCACTGATCCCAGTCATGTGAAAAATACAGCATCtttaaataacatgaaataatttattattctGTGTTGACTGTCCTCTCATTTTAGTACCCATTTCTCTAGGTGGGATAACCAGCTATTTTAAACCCAGACAGAAGGTACTGGAATTGATTTTAATAAGTCTTTTagaaaacctagaagaaacaaaagaccagtaaatatatgaaaagatacttgaCTTCACTAAAATCCatggaatgcaaattaaaacaagatgtCCTTTTTAGCCCATTAAACTGGCAGAGAATGGAAAGCGTAACCAAAGGCACTGCTGTCAAGGTCGTGGGAAGTTAGGCCCTTTCACTGTTGTCAAGACAGTCTCACAGTATCTGTCAATTTTAAACGTTCAAACCCCGTGACCCAGAAAATCTTCTAAGAGTTTCTCTTACAGAAACACTTACATAAGCATGCAGATTTATGTACAAGATAGTTGTTGGCAGCATTGTttattggcaaaaaaaaattggaaacattctGCAGGTCCACCCAGAAGTGGTGAGTGTGACCACACAGTGGACTCCTATGCAGACATCGAAAATAATAAGAGCGATATTATGCCAGTGTGGAAATGCCATTCACAGTATagtaatttttgtaaattaagcAGAACAGTAAACATAGTATCccttcattgtgtatatatagaaactattttgtgtatatatatgtgtatacacgtataggcatgtatgtatatttatatataaaaagatggAAGGATATGCAGCAAACAATTAAAAGTGTTTAGAGAGTGGGCTCAGAGGAACTGTCTACATCCTGTGTTTCTCTGTCACTCGAATTTTTTACAATGAACTTATATTACtttaattatcaaataaataaaaaatttacaaaaaatcaGCAGGAAGTCCCTGCCAACAGTGGTAAAATGTGGTGAtctcttctgtttttgtcttAGATCCCACTATGCTCACAGACATGATGAAAGGCAATGTAACAAATGTCCTCCCTATGATTCTTATTGGTGGATGGATCAACATGACATTTTCAGGCTTTGTCACAAGTAAGTTGCAGACCCCGAAGACTTCAGGTTGACTTCATCTCTGATCCTTTCCTGTGTCCCTGTTCACAGAAATCCAAGTGCTGCTATAAGACACTAATATCTTAGGTCCTCTGTTCTCTAGTGGAAACTGATACCGTTCTTTGAACAAAAGAATTTAGTATGCTATGATTGGATGGCCCTTATCCCAAACTGATTGTAATTTCATGATAAGGATGCTTTTTTACTAATAGGTACTCAAATGAGTGACTTGCTAGTTTGTATCTAAAACTAATTTGGTGTTCTAGATGAGTAGGGTGAGGAGAGGCCTATTTCTATTTTGACTTCATTTCCTAGGTATCAGGGTAAGTcgtttgtctatttgtttaagttGTTTTGATTTGGTTTGAATCAGTTTGGTTTCTTAGTAATATGGTTCTCTGTGTATATATTCCACTTGGGTTTAACAGATTGGTgcaagtttattttcaaattttaggtCACAGCTCAGTTTGAGTCTCTGCTTCTTAAGCAATAGAGAAGCTGGAGTTGTTCAAGGTTCTATAGTAGAGTCACATTTGACTGATATTTCTTCAGAAATTGACACAAATTCCCTTCTGCAAATCATTTTCCAAAGTCTGTATCTACAGAGttcccacctcctcagggaaaGAAAGTgtgcatttacatttaaacttttctaaaaataaagaagctaGGAGTGATTGTgagctttttccttcttctctgcagCCAAGGTCCCGTTTCCACTGACCCTCCGTTTTAAGCCTATGCTACAGCAAGGAATCGAACTTCTCACGTTAGATGCATCCTGGTGAGGACTTCCTTTTGTTTCATAagagcaaaccaaaatctaaaaCCAATGTCTCTTAAAGAACAGGATTTCCAGTTTGCATACTTCACTGTAATAGGCTTTTGGAGTTTTTCTCATTGAAACTCCACTCAAAATGCCAGGTGGATTATGACAACTTTTATATGGGTCTTCCAAAAGGAGAGAATGTGTCAGCCTCTTTTCTCTAGCTTTTTGGGGCTTGGGAGTAGATGTGTCCACcccagaaaagttaaaagataaagcCAGGGACTCTCGCCAAGGCGCACCTTTTAGCAATACCTGGAGCTTGTGGGAATggatgtttgtattttttttcccaaaatacatTACTGCCAATAATAACATGAATCCTTTTCTTTGGTACCagtcactgtgctaggtgttttccatatattatcttattttgtcCTCATAGCAACCGTTTGAAGTAAGTGGAGGGATTGAGATTTGACCACAAAATCTGTccaaatccaaataaaataaatttaccattttattttttagagcagagTAATAAAACTCAGTCTGAAAAGTTCTTAGAACACTGCTACAGCATCTGGAACCCAGTAGCACTTCTTCATGTGGTCTCTCCAGACTGTTTTGTCTATGGCTTCCCAGAGACTGGCAtgaaaaagaagccagacaggagGACCACCAGTGGGAATCTTTCTCACTCCGTAGACTGAGCACAGCAGTCTCTGGCTGTAAGCGGGGGCAGGACAGACCAGATGCTGGGAGACTCTTGACTCTGCACACTTCAGCTAGAGGAGAAGAGCTGGGCTTTGTATGAGTAGCATGACTCGATGAAACCTTGACCTTCCAGGCTCGTTTGGGCTAAACAAAAACTTCATGGGCTGGAGAAAagcttttttatcttttctcgTCATCTGGGCAGGTATGTGACTGACACGCTCATGTGGACGAAGGAGACTGGAGCCTAGGTATACAGCTAGCTTACCATTAGACACAGATCTGCAGCGTTACCTACAGATAGGTCATTTACTTCCCTGCACCCTGTGGGAGTAACCAGAATAGACCCCAGTTGTGTGATCCAAATACTAGAATGAAGCGTAGATTTCTTTCCTGTATCATTTCTCATActcttagtttttattatttgcGAGCATGTTTATTTTCTGGGGGCAAGATGAGAAACCTAAACTAAGGAAAGCTTCAGTGATAAAGTTCAAAACTTGGAATGGCTTTCCCAGTAGCTGCCGTCCGCAGTGGGCAGCTGTTTCCTGCAAGCCACCTCCTATCCTTAGTTGTAAGTCTGCAGCTCACCACCTCTTCTGACTTCCTTTAGAGAGTGGGATTCAGGAGAGGAGGCCTCTTTCAATCGTTATTTTACGTACTTCTGTATTGTTTTACGTACTTCTGTATTGTTTGCATTTACTCTATATAACAAGTATctgttgtttttataattaaaaataataaatggcttGAAAACTcatgtagaaaagaaaattaaacaaagcttacCTTCCCTGATGAAATGGAGCACACCAGTCGTGAGTTCGGTTCCTGCTCCCGAATGCAGAAGACTTTATTGCATATGTGGAAGTAGCAGCTTGCCTGCTGAGAGCTGTAACTATTTGTAAGACTGCTTTCATAacttgcatttcttctttggttGTGCTTTGGATGAATATAGCCTACCCCAGGTGATTTCTTTACATACTCTGAACAATTTTCGGTGGTAGAAAGGCATGCACTACATTAATTCTGAAATAACTACCTATATTGTTTCACTTGTGCTTTGCTAGGGTGAGTTCAGCATCCTGGTACTTCCTCAATGTCTTTGGGCTTCGGAGCATTTACTCTCTGATTCTTGGCCAAGATAATGGTAAGAAGCACATCAGGTTTAATAAGCAAATGCTTTGATAAATGAATCATCCATGCCAGGGCCAGAAGAATCATGTAGGCTGTGCTGTTTGGTAGCATAATCAAATACAAAGCTTCATTCCTTAAACTTGTTCTTAAGTTTCTGAAGTATTCCGAAAGAGTCTTAAAAATTCCagggttggggccggcccagtgatgtagtagttaagtttgcacgttccgcttctgcggcccagagttcacagcttcagatcccaggcgtggacccagcaccacttgtccagccacgctgtggcagcatcccacatacaaagtagaggaggattggcacagatgttagctcagcaacagtcttcctcacacacgtgtacacacacaaatTCCAGAGGCAAACCGCAGTTCTGCATTCTCCTCGGCAATCACGGGGACAGTATCCCCCAAATCTGATACCCTCCTGTGTGGGACCGGCACCAGCCATGTAAGCCTGTAAACCTGAAGCTGAAAGAAGACCTGGTTTATCAGTTCATTGACTGGAGTTCTTGCCAGTACTGAGCCTGGCTCTCTTACTTAATGCctggggccttgggcaagttacttaaccagtCTAATCCTCTGTtggcttatctgtaaaatagggacctTTATAATTAACTTGAGGGTTTGTTGTTAGGAGTGGATGAAGGAGAATACGTAAAGCCCTTAGTGAAGTACCTGGCATACCGTAGTTGCTCAGTAATTTGtgactgttgttgttgttgtttaaatttaaaatgaagtttagTGCTTCCTTTAGTTATCTTTGTTCTGcgattatcatcctcatttttcagaagaggTAAAGTGGCTTTCCTGGGATCACGTAGCCAGTGTGTGACAGGGCCAGTCAGTGAATCTGTCATATGGTTCTCTAATCCACTGCGAGCATCTCTAAGTGTTGTGTAAGGACTGTTCTTCCTCAGGGCACTGTGTGCTTGCTGAGCCCTGGCACTCAGTAGGTGTGTCTTACCTGCAGCTGCTGACCAATCACGGATGATGCAGGAGCAGATGACGGGAGCAGCCATGGCCATGCCCGCAGACACCAACAAAGCTTTCAAGGTACACTCACTTCTCCTTCCAGTTTCACTGAAACTCCGAAAGGCCTTAccagagtttctttaaaaatgggttccctgggagccagccctgtggcctagtgcttaagttcacgcgctccacttccacggcccagggtctCGTTGGTTCAGATGCACTtgctgggtgcagatatggcaccggtcatcaggccatgctgaggcggcatcccacatgcctcagctagaaggactcacaactgaaaatacacaactatgtacaggaggGCTTTGggcataaaaaggaaaaatttttttttaaaatctttaaaaaaaaaaaatgggttccCTGAAGTGAGTGTAGTATGTATGGTGCCAtcgtttaaatttaaatttagcaAAAATGTGTTTTAGTTCTCTTATTCCTGAAGCAGAATCATCTGTTAAGTAAATCAGAGATTCTTAGTACTTTCCTGGTTCTCAAATGCTCACCCACATTTAATCAACACTGTAAATGAAGCTGTAAAAACAGTCCAATCAGGTAAacatttggaatattttgaaCTTTTCTGAACTCTGTAGACATCAtatgtaaatttcattttaaaaaaatcaacagttAGAGCTTTTTCATGAAATGATTCTGGAATTTGCAAAATCCACTATAATTTTTGTACAGCAAAATCTCCctaatttttcatgataaaaactagaaatagaagggaccTTGTTCATCTTGATGAATGGCATCtgaaaatcccacagctaacatcatactcataCTGAaaacttttcccctaagattaggaacaagacaaggatgtccactcttgccacttctattcaacgttGTCCTGGATGTTCTGGCCAGgacagttaggcaagaaaaagaaaaggcacccagattggaaagaaagaagtaaaactatctctgtttgcagatgacatgctcTTACACACAGAATGTCCTGAGGGATCCACAAGAAACTGTTAGAGCTCATAGACTAGTTCAGCAAGGTTTTAGGATACAAGGTCGATATGCGAAAATCGATTATATTTCTACACACTGATAATAAAAAATccgaaaatgaaattaagaaaaccgTTTCATTTACAAtcatatcaaaaagaataaaatacttaggaataaatttagcagaAGAAATACAAGACTTgcacactgaaaattacaaaacattgctgaaagaaattaaagaagacttgaataaatggaaagacatccgtGTTTGTGGATTGGGAGACTTAATATTGTGAAGACAGCAACACTCCCAAActgacctatagattcaacacagTCCCCATCAAAATTCCACCTGCCTTtcttgcagaaattgacaagctgattccaaaGTTCATggatggaaatgcaagggacccagaatagcccaAATAATGTTgaataagaacaaagttgaaggactcaaacttcctgattttaaaaccttcag
It encodes the following:
- the EMC3 gene encoding ER membrane protein complex subunit 3; translation: MAGPELLLDSNIRLWVVLPIVIITFFVGMIRHYVSILLQSDKKLTQEQVSDSQVLIRSRVLRENGKYIPKQSFLTRKYYFNNPEDGFFKKTKRKVVPPSPMTDPTMLTDMMKGNVTNVLPMILIGGWINMTFSGFVTTKVPFPLTLRFKPMLQQGIELLTLDASWVSSASWYFLNVFGLRSIYSLILGQDNAADQSRMMQEQMTGAAMAMPADTNKAFKTEWEALELTDHQWALDDVEEELMAKDLHFEGMFKKELQTSIF